ggggggggggggggggggggcctcAGTGGattatttttttcagttttaaaattttgggtttttcgactttgctcccggtggattttttttttgccccaaaaccaacatattttgccccaaaaccaacatattttgtcccaaaaccttcaACTTTTGCTCAAAAACCTTTAACTTTTGCCCAAAACCCTTCATAATTTGCCCCAAAACCTCAATTTTTTtcgccaaaacctccatattttgtccaaaaaaaattgctacggttttaatttTATTTTGCCCCCGGTAAAAAAATCCTAGTTCCGCCACTGTTCCGAACTATTTACTAATGTACGAATATTAGGTTTAATTCGAAAGCTCTAATTTAAACAAGAATACGTCATACGAGTTAAGAGTCACATAAAGTGTCTATTTAATGAATTCAGCCTCATGCATAGTTAAAGTGAAAATTACAAATTAGTGTTGTAATTAGTATGTGTTGTTATTGAAATTATGCATCATCAACAATATATAAAGACCAAAAAAAGAAATGGACAAAATAGAGATAATGGGTCGAACAAACCTGACCCGTTTCACCCATTACCCAACTTGTCACCTCTAGGCAATGGCTAAATGGTGTCGAATGTGACAAACTGGTCAATTATGAGTAAAGTGCCTTTCCAAACAAGGAAAAGTACATACAACTTTGTATATGTGAGACTCATTTTCTATTTTCCGCTTATGATCTTTCAATGCTTTTGGAGGTAGAGGATAAAGTCCAACTTAAATCTTATTTGAGGGTGTCTGTGTGTGTAAACTAAGTCAACTGATGTAACACAAACAATCTAATCCCTTGAACATGCTTAAGAGTTATTTCACCACATAAATAGGGTCAAATATGAATACACTTGTGCAAACtttatacggagtattaattaattattaattaattaattatattatggAATTCCTAGGAGACAGGTACAATATGGTTTGACTTTGAATTAAATGAGTACTTTATGATTAATAcaaaatttaatttatttatttatttatgcatCTACCAAATAAATATCATACCTTTCATCATTGAGATCTCTATATATATCTGCTTAAACTCCAAACCATTAACCCAATCTTATCATCTGATCATCAGTAAATCGCAGTCAAACAGTCAACGTTTCAAACGCGAACAAATTATCATCAATGGCGATCCCTTCACGTTTCTTGATTGTTTTTCTTATGCTCTCCTGCTTTGTTGCAACTAGCTATAGTGTGACCTTTTCTTCCCTTAATCATACTCTCATAGTTGGCGCTTCACCTAAACCAGGCCAAGGTTTGACCATAACTTTGACTTTATTTTAACGAAAACAATACTGCATAAGGTTATTATTTATTAAACAAGTGTTAATTATCTTTAAATCATATTTTTCAGTTCTTAAGGGAGGGGAAGATAAGATCACAGTGACATGGTCATTTAACCAGACGTTCCCAGCTGGAACCGACTCCGACTACAAGACCGTAAAAGTCAAACTTTGCTATGCACCCATTAGTCAAAAGGACCGAAAATGGAGGAAAACAAATGACCTTTTGAAAAAAGACAAGACTTGTTTACAAAAGATTGTTGCTAAGCCATACGTAGCGTCAAACAACTCGTTTACATGGACTGTAGAAAAAGACGTACCGACTGGAACGTATTTCGTGAGGGCCTACGCGTTCAATGCTCAGGATGTACAAGTAGCCTATGGTCAAACCACAGATGCTAAGAAAACTACCAACTTGTTTGAGATCCAAGCGATCACGGGTCGTAGCACGTCGCTTGATATTGCGTCGGTATGTTTTTCGGCTTTTTCGGTAGTTGCGTTGGCGGGATTTTTCTACATGGAGAAGAGTAAGGCAAAATCATCCATACAAAAATGAGATTTATCAATATTCAAAGACAAAAAAAGGAAGAATTATAATTTGGTTTTTATTATGTGGTGTGCAGATAAATACTGTAAGAGATTGTTGTTATAGAACTGAGTTAACTTTGTTTTTTTCTTCTCCTTATTCATTGTTTTGGATCCAACTGTCAGGTAACATAAATCTGTCTTACATTTCTTAAGTTAAACTATTTGAATAATCTTCAGCTAAGTGTATATTATTAGATAGAAAATGGATATGAATCGAGATTTCATGTAATATCCTATAAAACTAAAACTCGTGACTGATATTTAATCACTCACTACTTACAAATTATTATAAAAGTTCGTAAACTAtataattggtaccaaattgattGTGTATCATGCTAGAAATAAATACATTAAGATTAACAAGTAGAGGTCAATTTCATTGTACTAAAATTGAAACTAAATTATTAGTACTATCCATAGTAAATGGGGAAGAGGAACCCATCGGTTGGATTAAATTTATTTAGCCAATATTTATTGAAAGGGATAGGATAAGTCATACCTCAAATTATATAACTAACATGCATCATTCCTTTTACCATCTGTTGGCTAAAACAACGAGATGAAGTAATCACCAACTTGATAGTTTTTTTCTCTCTCTATCATAATTTTAAGAGGAAGGGAATAgagacattcaaagaagaacacaaAATATTTGCGGGTCTAGTTTTGGTTCTAACACGAACACGCTTTAAAGCTAACTACTAATCAACATCTTTGTTATTGATGTATAATTTGTTTAAAGTTACTAGTTTTAGATAGACTACATATCACATGGATTATTATGGATATGAGATGTTAAGATTTTGGGTACAAATGGGTATCTTTTATAAATATTGATCTTAAGCAAATTGTAGTCATATGTTTAGTAATGGAGTATTTAAAACCCTTATGTAACTagtatatacaaaaaaaaaaaaaaaaaaaaaaaaaaaaaaaaaaaaaattacaatgtgTTTAAGTTACAGCGTACATTTTTTGGTACTGACTATGCTAAATATTAATGGGGGTACTTACAAAGTTATATGTAATGAATATGAATATTGGGATTTAGCCATGCAAATGATGGTGGTTTGATCAAATGAATTAAACAAGTAGCATGTGTTAATCGAATGGCTAAAAGAAATGGGCATGTGGCCACTATCAGTGTTAATCCACTTATGTAGTAAATTACTAAACGATAAAtagaaattaaatataaatatgaaatgaTAATACATAATTAGGTGGATATATTTTAGACACTTTGAAATATGGAAGTCATAGATAGAAATCTTAATATGATAGCATAACTTAGAATTCATGAAACAGTTTAGATATAAATAAGCACATAAAAATCATATGGTAACACTACCTAAATAAAGGATATTACATACTCCCTACTTGAATGTATTTTGTGCTTATACGTGCGTGTTCATTAGATTCGGCTCGGTGATCGCATCCTTTCGGTGGTTTATTGATGTCCTTGGAGTTTCAACATTCAACaacataaggtacggatattctaggtggttttaggatcgcttcggtaaatcttcctctcaaaactttgtttcgAATTATGTAAATATTATGGTATGACATGCTTGTTCAAAATGTGTGTTTATTAGTCTTTGAAATATATTATAGTTTCCTCATGTATGATGTACTAACGATTTTGGATGTTTGTTGTTTGAGGAATCATAATACTTTTGGTATTTGAAAATTGTGTCAAAACCGTGTCTTAAAACCTCAACCAAAACAGTCCATAATTCAGCCCAAAAGTCAGCTCAGAAACTGTCGCGAAAAGCCCTGAAAGTGTCGCTAAATAGCCTGAAAGTGTCACGAAACACTCTGAAACTGTCGCGAAAGTGCTGTCTTGAAACTGTCACGAATTCAGCTCCATAAACAGCCCCGGACAGCCCGAAAACAGCCCCGAAAAGGTTGGAAACGTCCCGGTAaagaacgtgtgtgtgtgtgtgacgagtggtacggtgattcgtataGAGTGTCCTTCATTTCAcgtggctttacatgtcccgtttAGTCCCGTTTAAGTTGTTAATATGTAAAGGGCTAAAGTATTATGTAACATGATTCGTGACAAAAGTTAGACCGAATGGTTGGGTTGAcacgtgattttaaaataatacgGCATACAATGTTTTATACATTTTAAGTGTTTGGTCAAGCGTAAAATATTTAAGTCAACTCGTTATTTCTTTTTAAAACATATTTTAAAGTCCATTAGTCACTTTAAAAGTATTtgaacatttataattaataagtCGGTTAAAACGGTTTCTTAAAATATGTCTAAGAGTAACCTATCCATGAAGGTCCAGTGGGCGCATTATAgtgacaccgataatgtggcatcgaccgtagTGATGTATTTGTTTATATCTACGACGTCTCCTTTTGATTATCCGGTAGTTGGTACGagctcattattattatattttgataggaggcgtatggatcgatcctaggattttgttttgacggtgtacgttcatcgtagtgtcatacgaaacgtcacagatatggatgattagtggagtagctaccctatgatttcattttgatactttgttaCTATTTgtttgactcttagtgcattattttatgaaatttgcatCATGATATACGTTATTGTGGATCTATACATATTCACACTTTGTTTTGCAACTAAGTTATTTTTAAAATAAGTTCGTTTTGAAATTAattttgcatgtcatactatactccgttctttgttatatccgttcactgggctttggatcagtcgtattctttgttttccttcttatacgacaggtaatcaagggggcgttgggaacgagggaagagtgtagagtgaAGTGAACTTAGCACCATGCCTTagagatttccttcaagatttagtaGCTTATTTTTGGTTTAATAGTACTTTTGAATAAGGTTGTCAACTTTGGTTTTGACTATGGTTAGAATTCGAATAAGAATAACGCTCATTTATCTATTAAGTTACCTTTATTTATAAGTTTTGGATTAGGGtctttacagatggtatcagagcttaggctcTTTCTTGTAGAAACTTAAGTCCAAAGTTATGGCCTGTGAGATTTGAGTAGACTTTTGGGTTAGGATTTTCCTTCCGCTTCAACATTCTTGTTCCACTTTGAATATTCTTTTGTTATTCTTCATACTAATTGTAACCGCTATGTCCTCGTCTCGTTTAATAGATGGCACTGAAAAAAAAGGAAATGTCTAAGGAAGAAGTAGAAAACAAGATTAACCAAACTATCACGAATTTGTTACCCAACATTGTAGCTCAAGCTATTGACATGATGCGTAAGCAAGGTGGTGAGACTTTTAACCATGAAGAAGAGGATGAATATAAGGAGGATAAAACTGTAACGGGAGATGTTATTCATGTTTGGCTAGGACGGTTTCAAAAACAGCATCCTTTGTCATTCAGCACTGCTAGTACTCATGTTGAAGCT
This genomic window from Rutidosis leptorrhynchoides isolate AG116_Rl617_1_P2 chromosome 2, CSIRO_AGI_Rlap_v1, whole genome shotgun sequence contains:
- the LOC139892506 gene encoding high-affinity nitrate transporter 3.1-like, with protein sequence MAIPSRFLIVFLMLSCFVATSYSVTFSSLNHTLIVGASPKPGQVLKGGEDKITVTWSFNQTFPAGTDSDYKTVKVKLCYAPISQKDRKWRKTNDLLKKDKTCLQKIVAKPYVASNNSFTWTVEKDVPTGTYFVRAYAFNAQDVQVAYGQTTDAKKTTNLFEIQAITGRSTSLDIASVCFSAFSVVALAGFFYMEKSKAKSSIQK